The proteins below come from a single Kosakonia sp. SMBL-WEM22 genomic window:
- the atpA gene encoding F0F1 ATP synthase subunit alpha, translated as MQLNSTEISELIKQRIAQFSVVSEAHNEGTIVSVSDGVIRIHGLADCMQGEMISLPGNRYAIALNLERDSVGAVVMGPYADLAEGMKVKCTGRILEVPVGRGLLGRVVNTLGAPIDGKGPVDNDGFSPIEVIAPGVIDRQSVDQPVQTGYKSVDAMIPIGRGQRELIIGDRQTGKTAMAIDAIINQRDSGIKCVYVAIGQKASTIANVVRKLEEHGALSNTIVVVATASESAALQYLAPYAGCAMGEYFRDRGEDALIVYDDLSKQAVAYRQVSLLLRRPPGREAFPGDVFYLHSRLLERASRVNAEYVENFTKGEVKGKTGSLTALPIIETQAGDVSAFVPTNVISITDGQIFLETNLFNSGIRPAVNPGISVSRVGGAAQTKIIKKLSGGIRTALAQYRELAAFSQFASDLDEATRKQLSHGQKVTELLKQKQYAPMSVAQQGLVLFAAERGYLEDVELAKIGSFEAALLAYVDREHAPLMQEINQSGGYNDEIEGKLKGILDSFKATQSW; from the coding sequence ATGCAACTGAATTCCACCGAAATCAGCGAACTGATCAAGCAGCGCATTGCTCAGTTCAGTGTTGTGAGTGAAGCTCACAACGAAGGTACTATTGTTTCTGTAAGCGACGGTGTTATCCGCATCCACGGCCTGGCCGACTGTATGCAGGGCGAGATGATTTCTCTGCCGGGTAACCGTTACGCTATCGCACTGAACCTGGAGCGCGACTCCGTAGGTGCAGTTGTGATGGGTCCGTACGCTGACCTCGCCGAAGGCATGAAGGTCAAATGTACTGGCCGTATTCTTGAAGTTCCGGTTGGCCGTGGCCTGCTGGGTCGTGTGGTGAACACCCTGGGTGCGCCAATCGACGGTAAAGGTCCGGTTGATAACGATGGCTTCTCGCCAATCGAAGTTATCGCGCCGGGCGTTATCGATCGTCAGTCCGTCGACCAGCCGGTTCAGACCGGTTACAAATCCGTCGACGCCATGATCCCAATCGGTCGTGGTCAGCGTGAGCTGATCATCGGCGACCGTCAGACTGGTAAAACGGCGATGGCTATCGACGCCATCATCAACCAGCGCGACTCCGGCATCAAATGTGTGTACGTGGCCATCGGCCAGAAAGCGTCCACCATTGCTAACGTGGTTCGTAAACTGGAAGAGCACGGCGCACTGTCCAACACCATCGTTGTTGTGGCAACTGCCTCTGAATCCGCTGCACTGCAATACCTGGCACCGTATGCCGGTTGCGCAATGGGCGAATACTTCCGTGACCGCGGTGAAGATGCGCTGATCGTCTACGATGACCTGTCTAAACAGGCCGTTGCTTACCGTCAGGTTTCCCTGCTGCTCCGTCGTCCGCCAGGACGTGAAGCGTTCCCGGGCGACGTATTTTACCTCCACTCCCGTCTGCTGGAGCGCGCATCCCGCGTAAACGCGGAATACGTAGAGAACTTCACCAAAGGTGAAGTGAAAGGTAAAACCGGCTCCCTGACTGCCCTGCCGATTATCGAAACGCAGGCGGGTGACGTTTCCGCGTTCGTTCCGACCAACGTAATCTCCATTACCGATGGTCAGATCTTCCTGGAAACCAACCTGTTTAACTCCGGGATTCGTCCGGCGGTTAACCCGGGTATCTCCGTATCCCGTGTGGGTGGTGCAGCGCAGACCAAGATCATCAAGAAACTGTCCGGTGGTATCCGTACCGCGCTGGCACAGTATCGTGAGCTGGCGGCGTTCTCTCAGTTCGCATCCGATCTGGACGAAGCAACCCGTAAACAGCTGAGCCACGGTCAGAAAGTGACCGAGCTGCTGAAACAGAAACAGTATGCCCCTATGTCTGTTGCACAACAGGGCCTGGTGCTGTTCGCGGCTGAACGCGGTTACCTCGAAGATGTGGAACTGGCGAAAATCGGTAGCTTCGAAGCCGCTCTGCTGGCGTACGTTGACCGTGAACACGCTCCGCTGATGCAAGAGATCAACCAGTCCGGTGGCTATAACGACGAAATCGAAGGCAAGCTGAAAGGCATCCTCGATTCCTTCAAAGCAACCCAGTCCTGGTAA
- the atpG gene encoding F0F1 ATP synthase subunit gamma yields MAGAKEIRSKIASVQNTQKITKAMEMVAASKMRKSQDRMASSRPYADTMRKVIGHLANGNLEYKHPYLEERDVKRVGYLVVSTDRGLCGGLNINLFKKLLADMKAWSDKGVQSELAMIGSKGVSFFNSVGGNVVAQVTGMGDNPSLSELIGPVKVMLQAYDEGRLDKLYIVSNKFINTMSQVPTITQLLPLPAAEDEELKHKSWDYLYEPDPKALLDTLLRRYVESQVYQGVVENLASEQAARMVAMKAATDNGGSLIKELQLVYNKARQASITQELTEIVGGASAV; encoded by the coding sequence ATGGCCGGCGCAAAAGAGATACGTAGTAAGATCGCAAGCGTCCAGAACACGCAAAAGATCACTAAAGCGATGGAGATGGTCGCCGCTTCCAAAATGCGTAAATCGCAGGATCGCATGGCGTCCAGCCGTCCTTATGCAGATACCATGCGCAAAGTGATTGGTCACCTTGCGAACGGTAATCTGGAATATAAGCACCCTTACCTGGAAGAGCGCGATGTAAAACGCGTGGGCTACCTGGTAGTGTCGACCGACCGTGGTCTGTGCGGTGGCTTGAACATTAACCTGTTCAAAAAACTGCTGGCGGATATGAAAGCATGGTCCGATAAAGGCGTTCAGAGCGAACTCGCGATGATCGGCTCTAAAGGCGTCTCTTTCTTCAATTCCGTTGGTGGCAACGTGGTCGCTCAGGTGACCGGTATGGGTGATAACCCGTCCCTGTCAGAACTGATCGGCCCGGTGAAAGTCATGCTGCAGGCCTACGACGAAGGTCGTCTGGATAAGCTTTATATTGTTAGCAATAAATTTATCAACACCATGTCTCAGGTTCCGACCATCACTCAGCTGCTGCCGTTACCGGCTGCAGAAGATGAAGAGTTGAAGCATAAATCCTGGGATTACCTGTATGAACCCGATCCAAAAGCGCTGCTGGATACGCTCCTGCGCCGTTATGTTGAATCTCAGGTTTATCAGGGTGTTGTTGAAAACCTGGCCAGCGAGCAGGCCGCACGTATGGTGGCGATGAAAGCCGCGACCGACAATGGCGGCAGCCTGATTAAAGAGCTGCAGTTGGTATACAACAAAGCTCGTCAGGCCAGCATTACTCAGGAACTCACCGAGATCGTCGGTGGTGCATCCGCGGTATAA
- the atpD gene encoding F0F1 ATP synthase subunit beta — protein MATGKIVQVIGAVVDVEFPQDAVPRVYDALEVQNGNETLVLEVQQQLGGGIVRTIAMGSSDGLRRGLPVTDLQHPIEVPVGKATLGRIMNVLGQPIDMKGDIGEEERWAIHRSAPSYEELSSSQELLETGIKVIDLMCPFAKGGKVGLFGGAGVGKTVNMMELIRNIAIEHSGYSVFAGVGERTREGNDFYHEMTDSNVLDKVSLVYGQMNEPPGNRLRVALTGLTMAEKFRDEGRDVLLFVDNIYRYTLAGTEVSALLGRMPSAVGYQPTLAEEMGVLQERITSTKTGSITSVQAVYVPADDLTDPSPATTFAHLDATVVLSRQIASLGIYPAVDPLDSTSRQLDPLVVGQEHYDTARGVQSLLQRYQELKDIIAILGMDELSEEDKLVVARARKIQRFLSQPFFVAEVFTGSPGKYVSLKDTIRGFKGIMEGEYDHLPEQAFYMVGSIDEAVEKAKKL, from the coding sequence ATGGCTACTGGAAAAATTGTCCAGGTAATCGGCGCCGTGGTTGACGTCGAATTCCCTCAGGATGCCGTACCGCGCGTGTACGATGCTCTTGAGGTTCAGAATGGTAACGAGACGCTGGTGCTGGAAGTTCAGCAGCAGCTCGGCGGCGGTATCGTACGTACCATCGCCATGGGTTCTTCCGACGGTCTGCGTCGTGGTCTGCCAGTAACAGACCTCCAGCACCCGATCGAAGTCCCGGTAGGTAAAGCAACACTGGGTCGTATCATGAACGTGCTCGGTCAGCCGATCGACATGAAAGGCGACATCGGTGAAGAAGAGCGTTGGGCTATCCACCGTTCTGCGCCGTCCTATGAAGAGCTCTCAAGCTCTCAGGAACTGCTGGAAACCGGCATCAAAGTAATCGACCTGATGTGTCCGTTCGCCAAGGGCGGTAAAGTCGGTCTGTTCGGTGGTGCAGGTGTAGGTAAAACCGTAAACATGATGGAGCTGATCCGTAACATCGCGATCGAGCACTCCGGTTACTCTGTGTTTGCGGGTGTGGGTGAGCGTACTCGTGAGGGTAACGACTTCTACCACGAAATGACCGACTCCAACGTACTGGATAAAGTATCCTTGGTGTACGGCCAGATGAACGAGCCGCCGGGAAACCGTCTGCGCGTTGCGCTGACCGGCCTGACCATGGCTGAGAAGTTCCGTGACGAAGGTCGTGACGTTCTGCTGTTCGTTGACAACATCTACCGTTATACCCTCGCCGGTACTGAAGTATCCGCACTGCTGGGCCGTATGCCTTCAGCGGTAGGTTACCAGCCGACGCTGGCGGAAGAGATGGGCGTTCTGCAGGAACGTATCACCTCTACTAAAACCGGTTCTATCACCTCCGTTCAGGCGGTATACGTACCGGCGGATGACTTGACTGACCCGTCTCCGGCAACCACCTTTGCGCACCTTGACGCAACCGTGGTACTGAGCCGTCAGATCGCTTCTCTGGGTATCTACCCGGCCGTTGACCCGCTGGATTCCACCAGCCGTCAGCTGGATCCGCTGGTTGTTGGCCAGGAGCACTACGACACCGCGCGTGGCGTACAGTCTCTGCTGCAGCGTTATCAGGAACTGAAAGACATCATCGCCATCCTCGGTATGGATGAGTTGTCTGAAGAGGACAAACTGGTGGTTGCTCGCGCTCGTAAGATCCAGCGCTTCCTCTCCCAGCCGTTCTTCGTTGCGGAAGTATTCACCGGTTCTCCGGGTAAATACGTCTCCCTGAAAGACACCATCCGTGGCTTTAAAGGCATCATGGAAGGCGAATACGATCACCTGCCGGAGCAGGCGTTCTACATGGTCGGTTCCATCGACGAAGCCGTGGAAAAAGCCAAAAAACTTTAA
- a CDS encoding F0F1 ATP synthase subunit epsilon — protein sequence MAMTYHLDVVSAEQQMFSGLVEKIQVTGSEGELGVFPGHAPLLTAIKPGMIRIVKQFGHEEFIYLSGGILEVQPGSVTVLADTAIRGQDLDEARALEAKRKAEEHMKGSHGDVDYAQASAELAKAIAKLRVIELTKKAM from the coding sequence ATGGCAATGACTTACCACCTGGATGTCGTCAGCGCAGAGCAACAGATGTTCTCTGGTCTGGTCGAGAAAATCCAGGTAACGGGCAGTGAAGGTGAACTGGGTGTTTTCCCGGGTCACGCACCGCTGCTCACCGCCATTAAGCCTGGTATGATCCGCATCGTTAAACAGTTCGGTCATGAAGAGTTTATCTATCTGTCCGGCGGCATTCTCGAAGTGCAGCCTGGCAGCGTGACCGTTCTGGCTGATACGGCAATTCGTGGTCAGGATCTCGACGAAGCGCGAGCTCTGGAAGCGAAGCGTAAAGCAGAAGAGCACATGAAGGGCTCTCACGGTGACGTGGATTACGCTCAGGCGTCTGCAGAGCTGGCGAAAGCTATCGCGAAACTGCGTGTTATCGAGTTGACGAAGAAAGCGATGTAA
- a CDS encoding right-handed parallel beta-helix repeat-containing protein translates to MNYKIPLALAICSSLVCASTFAESTVKWKAITFGQSTDLNFSSNVLAEKIGVNDVTIAGKKLTLEQSADLSKPITLESRGGKIGNAHDGLTFFYTTLPVGKNFALQATVTVDQFGPENGAKPAAQEGAGLLVRDVIGPARQQPLKEGYEEFPAASNMVMNAIMTQDKKDNFRVKMQTISREGITQPWGNAGAAIVKTSYQEEVDLRKTPTFRLKLERTDSGFISSWAPAGSDRWVSQQVPRADLIAAQDKAHYYVGFFASRNAKITVTDASLTTSEAHTMASTPWQPPAQPVVVQVASPAQSGSEKYLLQARANYDGSFSVRENEVVIGNEKPVKAGEMYTLPTRLKQSTTFALTFTPKAEGKPVVQQIKVEKIDPVALTLHVAPQGTAEGSGTAAAPLDIATAIRLLPPGGKIVLQAGDYPYTEIPLTASGLLKQRKTLEAEGKAVIHGLLLDASYWRIKGIEVTDKSLRIQGSHNLIEKVIAWRNDDTGIQISSPEKIGRALWASDNRVVDSESWGNEDPGKINADGFAVKMRVGEGNRLIRCYAHDNIDDGFDLFNKIEDGANGVVVIESSIARNNTSNGFKLGGEGQPVAHQIRNSKAVGNHLDGFTDNFNPGKLVVENNIAADNQRFNFIFRPSPYGDASTQGVFRGNKSVRSAPGRYDDAVIGNIDNTNYFIKQGKSVNSEGKELESAAVEAALK, encoded by the coding sequence ATGAATTATAAAATACCTCTGGCTCTCGCGATATGCAGTTCCCTTGTCTGCGCCTCAACCTTTGCTGAATCTACAGTAAAGTGGAAAGCGATTACTTTCGGTCAGTCGACCGACCTCAATTTCTCATCAAACGTGCTTGCCGAAAAGATTGGCGTTAATGATGTAACAATTGCGGGTAAAAAGCTGACTCTCGAGCAGAGCGCCGATCTATCGAAGCCGATTACCCTTGAGAGCCGCGGCGGCAAAATTGGCAACGCCCATGATGGGCTGACCTTCTTCTATACAACGCTGCCGGTCGGCAAAAATTTTGCGCTACAGGCGACCGTGACTGTCGATCAGTTTGGCCCGGAAAATGGCGCGAAACCTGCCGCTCAGGAGGGGGCGGGCTTACTGGTGCGCGATGTGATCGGTCCCGCGCGCCAGCAACCGCTGAAAGAAGGGTATGAAGAGTTTCCTGCCGCCTCCAATATGGTGATGAACGCCATTATGACGCAGGACAAAAAGGATAATTTCCGCGTCAAAATGCAGACCATCAGCCGGGAGGGCATCACCCAGCCGTGGGGCAATGCCGGTGCGGCAATTGTCAAAACCAGCTATCAGGAAGAGGTGGATCTGCGAAAAACCCCGACCTTCCGGCTTAAGCTTGAGCGCACGGACAGTGGCTTTATCAGCAGTTGGGCACCCGCCGGGAGCGATCGCTGGGTGAGTCAGCAGGTTCCACGCGCCGATCTCATTGCGGCACAGGATAAAGCGCACTACTACGTTGGCTTCTTCGCCTCACGTAATGCGAAGATCACCGTTACCGACGCCTCGTTAACCACTTCAGAAGCTCACACGATGGCCTCTACTCCCTGGCAGCCACCCGCGCAGCCGGTGGTCGTACAGGTTGCCTCACCTGCGCAAAGCGGCAGTGAGAAGTATCTGCTCCAGGCACGGGCCAACTACGATGGCAGCTTTAGCGTACGGGAGAATGAAGTGGTGATCGGTAATGAGAAACCGGTAAAAGCTGGTGAGATGTACACCCTACCGACGCGGCTGAAGCAAAGCACCACCTTTGCGCTCACCTTCACGCCGAAAGCGGAAGGTAAACCTGTTGTTCAGCAGATAAAGGTTGAGAAGATCGACCCGGTGGCGCTGACGCTGCATGTAGCGCCGCAGGGTACGGCAGAGGGGTCAGGTACCGCCGCCGCACCGCTGGATATCGCCACGGCCATCCGCTTGTTGCCGCCGGGTGGCAAAATCGTGCTGCAGGCCGGCGATTACCCCTATACCGAAATCCCGCTGACGGCGAGCGGTCTGCTCAAGCAGCGCAAGACGCTGGAAGCGGAAGGTAAAGCGGTGATCCATGGCCTGCTGCTTGATGCCAGCTACTGGCGTATCAAAGGGATTGAGGTGACGGATAAGAGCCTGCGCATCCAGGGCAGCCATAACCTGATTGAAAAGGTGATCGCCTGGCGTAATGACGACACCGGCATTCAGATCTCCTCGCCGGAGAAGATTGGCCGAGCACTGTGGGCCAGCGATAACCGGGTGGTCGATTCTGAGTCATGGGGTAATGAAGATCCGGGCAAGATTAACGCCGACGGCTTCGCGGTGAAAATGCGCGTAGGGGAGGGGAACCGCCTGATCCGCTGCTACGCCCATGACAATATTGATGACGGTTTTGACCTGTTCAACAAGATTGAAGATGGTGCCAATGGGGTAGTGGTGATCGAGAGTTCAATTGCCCGCAACAACACCAGCAACGGCTTTAAGCTCGGCGGGGAAGGGCAGCCGGTAGCGCATCAGATCCGTAACAGCAAAGCGGTGGGTAATCATCTTGATGGATTTACCGATAACTTTAATCCCGGCAAGCTGGTGGTAGAGAACAATATTGCGGCTGATAACCAGCGCTTCAATTTTATCTTCCGGCCCAGCCCGTATGGCGACGCCTCAACGCAGGGTGTGTTTCGCGGCAATAAATCGGTGCGCAGTGCGCCGGGGCGCTATGACGATGCGGTGATCGGCAATATTGATAACACCAACTATTTTATAAAGCAGGGAAAAAGTGTGAACAGCGAAGGGAAGGAGCTGGAAAGCGCGGCGGTGGAGGCGGCGCTGAAGTAA
- the glmU gene encoding bifunctional UDP-N-acetylglucosamine diphosphorylase/glucosamine-1-phosphate N-acetyltransferase GlmU, with the protein MLNAKMSVVILAAGKGTRMYSDLPKVLHTLAGKAMVQHVIDAATKLGADHVHLVYGHGGELLKQRLVDDKLNWVLQAEQLGTGHAMQQAAPFFADDEDILMLYGDVPLISVETLERLRAAKPQGGIGLLTVRLDDPTGYGRITRENGVVTGIVEQKDATEVQRLINEINTGILIANGADLKRWLAKLTNNNAQGEYYITDIISLAYHEGREIAAVHPQRLSEVEGVNNRLQLSRLERAYQAEQAEKLLLAGVMLRDPARFDLRGTLSHGRDVEIDTNVIIEGNVTLGDRVKIGAGVILKNCVIGDDCEISPYSVVEDARLAAECTIGPFARLRPGAELLAGAHVGNFVEMKKARLGKGSKAGHLTYLGDAEIGDNVNVGAGVITCNYDGANKFKTIIGDDVFVGSDTQLVAPVTVAKGATIAAGTTVTRDIAENELVLSRVPQVHKQGWQRPVKKK; encoded by the coding sequence ATGTTGAACGCAAAAATGAGCGTGGTGATCCTTGCGGCTGGCAAAGGCACACGCATGTACTCCGATCTTCCCAAAGTGCTGCATACTCTTGCAGGTAAAGCGATGGTGCAGCATGTCATTGATGCTGCTACGAAATTGGGTGCGGATCATGTTCATCTCGTATACGGCCACGGTGGCGAACTGCTTAAACAGCGCCTCGTAGACGACAAACTTAACTGGGTGCTGCAAGCAGAACAGCTCGGCACCGGTCACGCCATGCAGCAGGCTGCCCCCTTCTTTGCTGATGATGAAGATATTTTAATGCTCTACGGTGATGTGCCGCTCATCTCCGTCGAAACGCTTGAGCGCCTGCGTGCAGCTAAACCGCAAGGCGGTATCGGTCTGCTTACTGTCAGACTCGATGATCCGACCGGCTACGGTCGCATAACTCGTGAAAACGGCGTGGTCACTGGCATCGTTGAACAGAAAGATGCCACTGAAGTCCAGCGGCTGATTAACGAGATCAATACCGGCATCCTGATCGCCAACGGCGCAGATCTGAAGCGCTGGCTCGCGAAGTTAACCAATAATAATGCGCAGGGTGAATACTACATCACTGACATTATCAGCCTGGCTTATCACGAAGGGCGTGAAATTGCCGCCGTTCACCCGCAGCGCTTAAGCGAAGTGGAAGGCGTAAATAACCGTCTGCAGCTCTCCCGTCTGGAGCGTGCGTACCAGGCTGAACAGGCAGAAAAACTGCTGCTGGCAGGCGTGATGCTGCGCGATCCGGCGCGTTTCGATCTGCGCGGCACGCTCTCGCATGGCCGCGATGTTGAGATCGACACTAACGTGATTATCGAAGGCAACGTTACGTTGGGTGACCGCGTGAAAATTGGCGCAGGCGTGATCCTGAAGAACTGCGTGATTGGCGATGATTGCGAGATCAGCCCCTACAGCGTGGTGGAAGATGCCCGTCTGGCAGCGGAATGCACCATCGGCCCGTTCGCCCGTTTACGTCCGGGCGCCGAGCTGCTTGCTGGCGCGCACGTCGGCAACTTTGTCGAGATGAAAAAAGCGCGTCTCGGCAAAGGCTCGAAAGCGGGTCATTTGACTTATCTGGGCGACGCGGAGATTGGCGATAACGTTAACGTCGGTGCAGGAGTGATTACCTGTAACTACGACGGTGCCAATAAATTCAAAACCATCATTGGTGATGATGTGTTTGTCGGCTCCGATACGCAGCTGGTGGCACCGGTTACGGTTGCAAAAGGGGCGACTATCGCCGCAGGCACCACCGTTACCCGTGATATCGCTGAAAACGAGCTGGTGTTAAGCCGTGTGCCGCAGGTGCATAAGCAGGGCTGGCAACGCCCGGTGAAAAAGAAGTAA
- the glmS gene encoding glutamine--fructose-6-phosphate transaminase (isomerizing): MCGIVGAVAQRDVAEILLEGLRRLEYRGYDSAGLAVVDNEGHMTRLRRLGKVQMLSQAAEDHPLHGGTGIAHTRWATHGEPSEGNAHPHVSEHIVVVHNGIIENHEPLREALKARGYVFVSETDTEVIAHLVHWELEQGGTLREAVLRTIPQLRGAYGTVIIDTRHPETLLAARSGSPLVIGLGMGENFIASDQLALLPVTRRFIFLEEGDIAEVTRRSVTVFDKSGVETKRPDIESNLQYDAGDKGIYRHYMQKEIYEQPNAIKNTLTGRISHGEVDLSELGPNANELLSKVEHIQIVACGTSYNSGMVSRYWFESLAGVPCDVEIASEFRYRKSAVRRNSLMITLSQSGETADTLAALRLSKELGYLGSLAICNVPGSSLVRESDLAMMTKAGTEIGVASTKAFTTQLTVLLMLVAKLSRLKGQDAAIEHDIVHGLQALPNRIEQMLSQDKRIEALAEDFSDKHHALFLGRGDQYPIALEGALKLKEISYIHAEAYAAGELKHGPLALIDADMPVIVVAPNNELLEKLKSNIEEVRARGGVLYVFADQDAGFTSSDNMHIIDMPHVEETIAPIFYTVPLQLLAYHVALIKGTDVDQPRNLAKSVTVE, translated from the coding sequence ATGTGTGGAATTGTAGGCGCAGTCGCGCAGCGTGATGTTGCAGAAATTCTTCTCGAAGGTTTACGTCGCCTCGAATACCGTGGCTATGACTCTGCCGGTCTGGCAGTGGTCGACAATGAAGGTCATATGACCCGTCTGCGTCGCCTCGGCAAAGTGCAGATGCTCTCGCAGGCGGCGGAAGATCATCCGCTGCATGGCGGTACCGGTATCGCGCACACCCGTTGGGCGACCCATGGCGAACCGTCGGAAGGAAACGCGCATCCGCACGTTTCTGAACATATCGTTGTCGTGCATAACGGCATCATCGAAAACCATGAACCGCTGCGCGAAGCGCTGAAAGCGCGCGGGTATGTGTTTGTCTCCGAAACCGACACCGAAGTGATTGCTCACCTGGTGCACTGGGAGCTGGAGCAGGGCGGTACGCTGCGTGAAGCGGTACTGCGCACCATCCCGCAGTTACGCGGTGCCTACGGTACGGTGATCATAGATACCCGTCATCCCGAGACCCTGCTGGCCGCGCGCTCTGGTAGCCCGCTGGTTATTGGTCTCGGTATGGGTGAAAACTTTATCGCCTCTGACCAGCTGGCACTGCTGCCGGTTACCCGTCGTTTTATCTTCCTCGAAGAGGGTGATATTGCAGAAGTGACCCGCCGTAGCGTGACGGTGTTTGATAAATCTGGCGTGGAAACCAAACGCCCGGATATCGAATCCAATCTGCAGTATGATGCGGGCGATAAAGGTATCTATCGCCACTACATGCAGAAAGAGATCTACGAACAGCCAAACGCCATCAAAAACACTCTGACTGGTCGCATCAGCCATGGCGAAGTCGATCTCAGCGAGCTGGGGCCGAATGCCAACGAACTGCTGTCGAAAGTCGAACATATCCAGATTGTTGCCTGCGGTACCTCTTATAACTCCGGTATGGTTTCACGCTACTGGTTTGAATCGCTGGCCGGCGTGCCGTGCGATGTCGAGATTGCTTCCGAGTTCCGCTACCGCAAATCTGCCGTGCGCCGTAACAGCCTGATGATTACCCTTTCGCAGTCTGGTGAGACGGCCGATACGCTGGCGGCGCTGCGTCTGTCGAAAGAGCTGGGTTACCTGGGATCGCTGGCGATCTGTAACGTGCCGGGCTCCTCGCTGGTGCGTGAATCGGATCTGGCGATGATGACTAAAGCCGGTACCGAAATCGGTGTTGCCTCAACCAAAGCCTTCACCACGCAGTTAACGGTGCTGCTGATGCTGGTGGCGAAACTGAGCCGCCTGAAAGGGCAGGATGCAGCGATTGAGCACGATATCGTGCACGGTTTGCAGGCGCTGCCGAACCGCATCGAGCAGATGCTGTCGCAGGATAAACGCATTGAAGCGCTGGCAGAGGACTTCTCTGACAAGCATCACGCGCTGTTCCTCGGTCGTGGCGATCAGTACCCGATCGCGCTGGAAGGCGCGCTGAAGCTGAAAGAGATCTCCTATATTCACGCCGAAGCCTACGCCGCAGGTGAGCTGAAACATGGCCCGCTGGCGCTGATTGACGCTGATATGCCGGTTATCGTGGTGGCACCGAACAACGAACTGCTGGAAAAACTGAAATCTAACATCGAAGAAGTGCGCGCCCGCGGCGGCGTGCTGTATGTCTTCGCCGATCAGGATGCCGGTTTCACCAGCAGCGACAACATGCACATCATTGATATGCCGCACGTGGAAGAGACGATTGCACCGATCTTCTACACCGTGCCGCTGCAGCTGCTGGCCTACCACGTCGCGCTGATTAAAGGCACCGACGTTGACCAGCCGCGCAACCTGGCAAAATCAGTAACGGTGGAATAA